Genomic DNA from Sphingobium sp. WTD-1:
CGTCGCAGCCTTGTGGTCGCTCGCTTCGGTCCGCATCGAGCGGAATTTGTAGATGGAGAAGGGCCGTCCATCCTTGCCGATGCGCGGCTGGCGGAACAGGATAGGGCCGGGGCTGGTCAGCTTCACCGCCAGCGCGGCGCCGATCAGGACCGGCGACAGCGCGATGGTGGCGATGGTCGCGACGATGATGTCGAACAGCCGCTTGATCAGGCGATCGCGGAATTGCAGAGGGCCGCCGGCGACGATGATCGTCGGCTGGCCGTCAAACTCATCGACCCGCGCGGGGGCGAAGCGCAGCAGTTCCGGGACGACAATCTCGCCCCGTGCCGACAACGACTTGAGCGCCGCCGACCAGTCGTCCATCCGTTCGAGCGGACAGGCGACGATCACGCGCTCCGCCATGCCGACGGCAGCGGCCAGGCGTGCGGCCATGTCGGCGTCATGGCGTTCGGGATGGAGATTGGCGGCGTCCGCCTGGATCACCTCCATATGGGCGCCGGTCTCGATCGCGACCCCGTCCATGATGACGGCCGTGAGGTGCGGCACGTCGCCCAGCAACCGGACGGCCAGGTGCGCGACCGCCAGGCGCACCAGCGCCAGCGTCGCCGCACCCAGCAGCAGGCCGGTGAGGAAGGTCAGACGGGACAGCTGTTCGGCGATCTTGCCCAGATAGACGATCAGCAACATCAGCAGCGCCGCCTGCGCCAGCGCAAGCAGGGCGCGGAAGATGCCGCGGCGCACGCGATCCAGCGTGTTGATGCCATAGGCTCCACCCTGCACCGCGAGGATCGCATAGAGCGGCGCGACCATCGAGAGCATCACCAGGCCATGGGGCTTGCCCGGTTCGCCGAGGAAGGCGCCGACGACCAGCCAGTTGGCGAGGAGGAAGGCGATGAACAGCCCCGCCATGTCGCCGGCCAGGCACAGCGCATAGAGGCGCAGCCGCACAATTTCCTTCGAGACAGTCAATGAGGCGCCCTGCATGATCATTATGCTGTCCCGTTGGCACCGGGCGGGGCCGGTTGCAAGGGGATCACGCGCCGAACAGCCGGCCGAGCGCCTTGTCGAGCATCACCATTTGCCAGAGCAGCCGGCCATGGTCGGATATGCCGGCCTTATGGTCGGCCGCGATTTTCGCCAGCATCTTCGTGTCGAACCAGCCGGTGCGGGCAAGTGCAGAGCCGCCGGCGACCGCCGTCGCCTCACCCGCCAGCGCGCCGCGGAACCAGGCGCTGATCGGCGTCACGAAGCCCATTTTCGGGCGGTAAAGGATATCCTGCGGCAGGAAGGGCTCCATCGCCTTCTTCATGAGGTACTTGCCGCTATTGCCGCGAATGCGCTGGGCGACTGGCAGGCGCGCGGCAAATTCGACCAGCCGATGGTCGAGCAGCGGTTCGCGCGCTTCTAGGCTGACGGCCATGCTCATCCGGTCGCTCTTGGTCAGGATGTCGCCGGGCAGCCAGATGCGGATATCGGCATATTGGGCGCGGTCGAGCGGGTCGCGCGCCGGGGCATTGGCCATCGCCTTGATATAGCGATCCTCGGCGCGATAGGCGCCCAGCCGGCTCTTCATGTCCTGGCTGAAGAGACGCTGGCGCAGGGCATGGGGCGTGACCCCGACCGAGGCGGCATAGGCCTCCCCGCCGTCGCCGGCCAGTTCGAGGAAGGTCGATTTGGCGCGCAACGGGCGCGGCGCCCAGTCGGCCTTGGGATAATAGCGGCCGAGCGTGCCGAACAAGGGTTCGCGGACCGACGCGGGGATCAGGCCACGCAGCCTTTCCCCCTGCATCTGGAAGCGGTGGCGGCGATAGCCGGCGAACGCCTCGTCCGCGCCATCGCCGGACAGGGCCACCGTCACCTGCTCGCGCGCCAGTTCGCAGACCCGGTAGGTCGGCAGCGCGGAGGCATCGGCAAAGGGCTCGTCGAAATGGAAGGCCAGCGTGTCGGCCAATCCATAATCATCGGGTGATACGATGCGCGTGCGGTGATCGGTCGCGAAGCGCCGCGCGATCCGGTCGGCATAGGCGGTCTCGTCGAGGCTGGCGACATCGAAGCCGATGGTGCAGGTCTTGACCGCCTGGTTCGACGCTTCCGCCATCAGCGCGACGACGCTGCTGCTGTCGACACCGCCGGACAGGAAGGCGCCGAGCGGCACGTCGGACACCATGCGTGAGCGCACCGCCTGACGCATCAGAGCGACCAGTTCCTCCTCCAGCACCTCCGGCTTGGCCTTGCTGCGATTGGCAAAGCTGATGTCCCAGTAACGCTGGGGATTGGACAGCGGACGGCCGCGCACCAGACGCAATGTCTCGCCCGCACCCAGCTTGCGCACGCCCGCGACCATGCAGGCATCGTCGGGGACATAACCATAGGCCAGATAATCCTCGACCGCGCTCAGGTCCGGCGCGCGGCGAAGCAAAGGGTGCGCGAGCAGGCTCTTCAGTTCCGATCCGAAGATCAGGCTGCCATCCGACAGCGGGGCATAATGGAGCGGCTTTACCCCCAGCCGGTCGCGCACCAGCCAGAGCGACTGCGCGCGCGCGTCGAACAGGGCGAAGGCGAACATGCCGTTGAAGCGGCTGACGCACTCCTCGCCCCATTGGCGATAGCCATGGAGGATGACTTCGGTATCGCTGTCGGTGCGGAAGACATGGCCCTTTGCCTCCAGTTCGGCGCGGACCTCGGCGAAATTGTAGATTTCGCCGTTGAAGGTGACGACCAGGCTTTCATCCTCGGTCAGCATCGGCTGGGCGCCGCCGCCAAGATCGATGATCGACAGGCGCAGATGGCCGAGCCCTACGCCCGGTGCAGTCCAGATGCCGCTGCCGT
This window encodes:
- a CDS encoding sugar transferase — encoded protein: MIMQGASLTVSKEIVRLRLYALCLAGDMAGLFIAFLLANWLVVGAFLGEPGKPHGLVMLSMVAPLYAILAVQGGAYGINTLDRVRRGIFRALLALAQAALLMLLIVYLGKIAEQLSRLTFLTGLLLGAATLALVRLAVAHLAVRLLGDVPHLTAVIMDGVAIETGAHMEVIQADAANLHPERHDADMAARLAAAVGMAERVIVACPLERMDDWSAALKSLSARGEIVVPELLRFAPARVDEFDGQPTIIVAGGPLQFRDRLIKRLFDIIVATIATIALSPVLIGAALAVKLTSPGPILFRQPRIGKDGRPFSIYKFRSMRTEASDHKAATLTRRDDDRVTRVGAFLRKTSIDELPQLFNVLNGDMSVVGPRPHAAAAKAGDSLYWEVDARYWERHCIKPGMTGLAQVRGHRGATDHHQDLIDRLQSDLEYVSDWSIWRDLRIIVATLGVLVHHKAY
- a CDS encoding XrtA/PEP-CTERM system amidotransferase, whose amino-acid sequence is MCGIAGIFHLETAKPVDPARVRAMLDVMPHRGPDGSGIWTAPGVGLGHLRLSIIDLGGGAQPMLTEDESLVVTFNGEIYNFAEVRAELEAKGHVFRTDSDTEVILHGYRQWGEECVSRFNGMFAFALFDARAQSLWLVRDRLGVKPLHYAPLSDGSLIFGSELKSLLAHPLLRRAPDLSAVEDYLAYGYVPDDACMVAGVRKLGAGETLRLVRGRPLSNPQRYWDISFANRSKAKPEVLEEELVALMRQAVRSRMVSDVPLGAFLSGGVDSSSVVALMAEASNQAVKTCTIGFDVASLDETAYADRIARRFATDHRTRIVSPDDYGLADTLAFHFDEPFADASALPTYRVCELAREQVTVALSGDGADEAFAGYRRHRFQMQGERLRGLIPASVREPLFGTLGRYYPKADWAPRPLRAKSTFLELAGDGGEAYAASVGVTPHALRQRLFSQDMKSRLGAYRAEDRYIKAMANAPARDPLDRAQYADIRIWLPGDILTKSDRMSMAVSLEAREPLLDHRLVEFAARLPVAQRIRGNSGKYLMKKAMEPFLPQDILYRPKMGFVTPISAWFRGALAGEATAVAGGSALARTGWFDTKMLAKIAADHKAGISDHGRLLWQMVMLDKALGRLFGA